A window of the Schlesneria paludicola DSM 18645 genome harbors these coding sequences:
- a CDS encoding SH3 domain-containing protein, translating into MRIPCLIAGFVFFTSVVTVPAEERTFPYEAVIDVADGDDVWSGPSSKKFYPTSHLNRGQRVKVVRHDPGGWCMIEPPEGSFSWIRASHVQKNGPNHGSLKQNRIVVHVGSDLNPDDFTTIQAELSKDADVEILGEKSFQVGDEAPRVMLKIAPPKGEWRWIARKSIVPIDAFRNDPFPSDHPKKRTGPIAEQDDDAFAKPVSTGPVVRESLTDSSSNEATSSRTETATEKQAGKQRLTEIDQQFREMIQNDPPTWDLDTLEQQYRQLDADVGLASMTSTIKLRVDAVKRYRKVYKDYIDFYKLSSETKERDAQLQQQQAQFQPDSVKPSPMADPQQAPTPITQPGSSAPVLGPAQPVASGQAPAAAPSTGPTPSFDGAGIVQRITNATPGGPQFVLIAPDGRMLSVLQPGPGVDLNRYNGRPMGVIGPRVRREDWNADVITVRSLQPVQLRGMR; encoded by the coding sequence ATGCGTATTCCGTGTTTGATTGCCGGCTTCGTGTTTTTCACGTCGGTCGTCACGGTGCCCGCCGAAGAACGCACGTTTCCCTATGAGGCCGTCATTGATGTCGCTGACGGTGACGATGTCTGGAGCGGACCGAGTTCCAAAAAGTTCTATCCAACCAGCCACTTGAACCGTGGCCAGCGAGTCAAAGTCGTGCGTCATGATCCGGGTGGCTGGTGCATGATCGAGCCGCCCGAGGGCAGCTTCAGTTGGATCAGGGCCTCACACGTGCAAAAGAACGGCCCCAATCATGGATCACTCAAGCAGAATCGGATTGTCGTTCACGTCGGCAGTGACCTGAATCCAGACGATTTTACGACGATTCAGGCAGAGCTTTCCAAAGATGCCGATGTCGAAATCCTTGGCGAGAAATCGTTCCAAGTTGGTGACGAAGCTCCGCGTGTCATGCTAAAGATTGCCCCGCCGAAAGGGGAATGGCGCTGGATCGCCCGAAAGTCGATCGTCCCCATTGATGCGTTTCGAAATGATCCCTTCCCATCAGACCATCCCAAGAAGCGCACTGGTCCGATCGCAGAGCAAGACGATGATGCATTCGCAAAGCCGGTTTCCACTGGTCCAGTCGTTCGTGAGTCATTGACGGATTCGTCATCGAATGAAGCCACCTCCAGTCGAACGGAAACCGCGACCGAAAAACAGGCCGGCAAACAGCGTCTGACAGAGATCGATCAACAGTTCCGCGAAATGATTCAGAATGATCCGCCAACCTGGGACCTCGATACGCTCGAACAACAGTATCGACAGCTCGATGCTGACGTTGGGCTGGCTTCGATGACATCCACGATCAAGCTTCGAGTCGATGCGGTCAAGCGTTATCGCAAGGTCTACAAGGACTACATAGATTTCTATAAGCTGTCGTCCGAGACAAAAGAGCGTGATGCGCAGCTCCAGCAGCAACAAGCTCAATTCCAGCCTGATTCGGTCAAACCGTCACCGATGGCCGATCCGCAGCAGGCGCCAACGCCGATCACTCAACCTGGATCGTCGGCACCCGTGCTTGGCCCGGCTCAGCCCGTCGCCTCGGGCCAGGCGCCGGCCGCCGCCCCGTCGACAGGCCCTACGCCCTCATTTGATGGGGCCGGAATCGTCCAGCGGATCACCAACGCCACGCCAGGTGGACCGCAGTTCGTGCTGATTGCCCCCGACGGACGAATGCTGAGCGTTCTTCAGCCGGGACCGGGTGTTGACCTGAACCGGTACAACGGGCGTCCGATGGGCGTCATCGGACCCCGCGTTCGACGTGAAGACTGGAATGCGGACGTGATCACAGTTCGCAGCCTTCAACCGGTTCAACTACGCGGTATGCGATAG
- a CDS encoding alpha/beta hydrolase, protein MKLPTSLGSILIIACLFSSNAAWAEDAFTRVEDVIYGRKWGTALTMDVFTPKQANGAAIVFVVSGGWYSAHEAINLAFAKEFLDRGYTVFAVVHGSQPKFTIPEVLEDLNRAVRFIRSNAEKYQIDPSRIGICGASAGGHLSLMLGTAGSSGNPDAKDPVDRASSRVQAVACFFPPTDFLNYGTQGEIALGRGILKDYRAPFDFHEYDKKTKAFVPITDEARVLEIGKLISPVNHVTSDDPPTLIIHGDADKLVPIQQAEIIIEKLKSVGVASELVSKKGRDHGWPEIGSDFKTLADWFDKYLVKP, encoded by the coding sequence ATGAAGCTGCCGACGAGCCTCGGTTCGATCCTGATAATCGCCTGCCTCTTCTCTTCCAACGCCGCCTGGGCGGAAGATGCGTTCACACGAGTTGAGGATGTGATTTATGGCCGGAAATGGGGCACGGCCCTGACGATGGACGTGTTTACACCGAAGCAGGCCAATGGCGCCGCGATCGTTTTCGTGGTGAGTGGCGGCTGGTATTCGGCCCATGAAGCGATCAACCTGGCCTTCGCCAAAGAGTTTCTTGATCGCGGCTATACCGTCTTTGCAGTGGTTCATGGCAGTCAGCCGAAGTTTACGATTCCCGAAGTACTTGAAGATCTGAACCGTGCTGTTCGATTCATTCGCAGCAACGCGGAAAAGTATCAGATTGATCCGAGTCGAATCGGCATTTGCGGAGCGTCAGCTGGCGGCCATCTGTCCTTGATGCTGGGGACGGCCGGATCCAGCGGAAATCCGGACGCAAAGGATCCGGTCGACCGTGCATCCAGTCGCGTGCAGGCCGTTGCCTGCTTCTTTCCACCCACCGATTTTCTAAACTATGGCACCCAAGGCGAAATTGCCCTGGGTCGAGGCATCCTGAAGGACTACCGCGCCCCGTTCGATTTTCATGAATACGACAAGAAAACCAAAGCGTTCGTCCCGATCACGGACGAAGCTCGCGTCCTTGAAATCGGTAAATTGATTTCCCCTGTCAATCATGTGACGAGCGACGACCCACCAACGCTGATCATCCACGGTGATGCAGACAAGCTCGTTCCGATCCAGCAGGCCGAGATCATCATTGAAAAACTGAAATCGGTCGGCGTCGCCAGCGAACTGGTCAGCAAAAAAGGACGTGATCACGGGTGGCCTGAAATCGGAAGCGACTTTAAAACGCTGGCCGACTGGTTCGACAAGTATCTGGTGAAGCCCTGA
- a CDS encoding DUF1549 domain-containing protein: protein MQRRCWLTIVLGAVLIGHSSITRTIFADDEVKVTRIWTVPDKLTLSDIRDARSLLVLGETQEGKIVDFSHVATRTPQGSSIRVDQDGYVVPVMPGPSQVVVTAGGQSVTVPVDVKELPKKEVDFIRDVEPIMAKVGCNQGTCHGAQQGRKGFKLSLRGYDPLYDFRALVDDVSGRRFNRAKPSDSLMLLKPTQGVPHEGGFLFDEDSRAYKIIEQWIAEGCKFSEATRPSRLELLPASPVLERTSQTQQMQVIAYFSDGTSRDVTRDAVFEVSNFEVATVSPGGEIKAVRRGETPVLVRYEGAYASNTAIVLGKREGFEWKDSPEFNFIDKHVNAKLKRLKILPAELCSDADFLRRVSLDLTGLPATGDQTKAFLNDARDSQTKRAAKIEELLESPDYVDHWTLKWSDLLLSNRKFIKEQGVWAFRNWIRRAVAINQPYDQFVYELMTASGSTLENPSANYYRIAREPREVMENMTQVFVGTRFVCAQCHDHPFEKWTQTQYYQLSAFFGGVGRKGGNRNEEEVIYDMRAPATVTHAGTGQAVSAAFPFQLASVDLSSEIPRVKLASWLTSRENPYFAKSIVNRYWSYLNGRGIIDPVDDIRLSNPPTNPELLDALTSDFIAHNFDLKHVLRTIANSHTYQRTFATQKWNEDDDVNYSHATPRRLAAEQLFDAIMTATGAPTNLPGVPGGFHASQLPDSSASVSFLDMFGRAPRESPCECERSSEVSLAQTLTLINGPTISEAIVHPQGLIAKLVAAKAEPVQVVNEIYLSVFNRPATEAEREQGVKYLATNGTAEGAQDLMWALINSPAFLFNR, encoded by the coding sequence ATGCAACGACGATGTTGGCTGACGATCGTGTTAGGCGCCGTTTTGATCGGCCACTCGTCGATCACGAGGACGATATTTGCCGACGACGAAGTCAAGGTCACACGGATCTGGACCGTCCCCGACAAACTGACGCTGAGCGATATTCGCGATGCGCGCAGTTTGCTTGTCTTGGGTGAAACTCAAGAGGGCAAAATCGTTGATTTCTCACATGTTGCGACACGCACACCTCAGGGGTCGAGCATTCGCGTTGACCAGGATGGATACGTTGTTCCCGTCATGCCGGGGCCGAGTCAGGTTGTCGTCACCGCAGGCGGGCAATCGGTCACGGTTCCTGTTGACGTCAAAGAGCTGCCCAAAAAAGAAGTCGATTTCATTCGGGATGTCGAGCCGATCATGGCCAAGGTGGGCTGTAACCAGGGGACCTGCCACGGCGCCCAGCAAGGTCGCAAGGGGTTCAAGCTGAGTTTGCGCGGTTACGATCCGCTCTACGATTTCCGCGCGCTGGTCGACGATGTGTCGGGACGCCGCTTCAATCGAGCCAAACCGAGCGACAGTCTGATGCTGTTGAAGCCGACCCAAGGCGTGCCGCACGAAGGCGGATTCCTGTTCGACGAGGATTCGCGCGCTTACAAGATCATAGAACAATGGATTGCCGAGGGGTGTAAATTCAGCGAAGCCACTCGGCCATCGCGACTCGAACTGCTGCCCGCGAGCCCCGTACTTGAACGCACAAGTCAGACCCAGCAGATGCAGGTCATCGCCTATTTCAGCGATGGCACCTCACGTGATGTGACCCGCGATGCTGTATTCGAAGTCAGCAATTTTGAAGTCGCGACGGTCAGTCCCGGAGGAGAAATTAAAGCGGTTCGACGCGGGGAGACACCCGTACTTGTTCGATATGAAGGCGCCTATGCCTCAAATACCGCGATCGTGCTTGGCAAGCGCGAAGGATTTGAATGGAAGGATTCTCCCGAGTTCAATTTCATCGATAAGCACGTCAACGCAAAATTGAAACGCTTAAAAATTCTTCCCGCCGAACTGTGTTCTGACGCTGATTTCCTGCGACGCGTTTCGCTCGACCTGACCGGATTGCCCGCAACGGGCGACCAAACCAAGGCGTTTCTGAACGACGCCCGCGATTCCCAGACGAAACGTGCCGCGAAGATCGAGGAATTGCTTGAATCGCCCGACTATGTCGACCATTGGACGCTGAAGTGGAGCGACCTGTTGTTGTCGAATCGAAAGTTTATCAAGGAACAGGGGGTCTGGGCGTTCCGCAACTGGATTCGTCGTGCCGTTGCAATCAATCAGCCCTATGATCAATTCGTTTATGAATTGATGACGGCGAGTGGCAGCACGCTCGAGAATCCGTCTGCGAACTACTATCGAATCGCTCGTGAACCCCGTGAAGTCATGGAAAACATGACACAAGTATTCGTGGGCACGCGGTTCGTGTGTGCTCAGTGCCACGATCACCCCTTCGAGAAATGGACGCAGACCCAGTACTACCAGTTGTCGGCGTTCTTCGGTGGGGTGGGCCGAAAAGGTGGCAATCGCAACGAAGAAGAAGTCATCTACGACATGCGAGCGCCCGCTACGGTGACGCATGCCGGGACGGGGCAAGCCGTCTCTGCGGCGTTTCCGTTTCAACTCGCCAGTGTGGATTTGTCGTCAGAGATTCCTCGCGTCAAATTGGCATCGTGGCTGACATCGCGCGAGAATCCCTACTTTGCGAAAAGCATCGTCAATCGATACTGGAGCTACTTGAATGGTCGGGGAATTATCGATCCGGTCGACGACATCCGACTGAGCAATCCTCCCACGAACCCCGAGTTGCTGGATGCTTTGACCAGCGACTTTATCGCGCACAATTTTGATCTGAAGCACGTGCTGCGCACGATTGCCAACTCACACACGTATCAACGCACGTTCGCGACACAGAAATGGAACGAAGATGATGACGTGAACTATTCACACGCGACCCCTAGACGACTGGCCGCAGAACAGTTGTTCGACGCCATTATGACTGCGACGGGGGCACCGACCAATCTGCCCGGTGTGCCAGGAGGCTTCCATGCGTCGCAACTGCCGGACTCGTCGGCTAGTGTCAGCTTCCTCGACATGTTTGGCCGTGCTCCGCGCGAATCGCCGTGCGAATGCGAACGATCGTCGGAAGTGAGCCTGGCGCAGACACTGACTTTGATCAACGGGCCAACAATCTCGGAAGCGATCGTGCATCCACAAGGGTTGATTGCGAAGCTCGTCGCCGCGAAAGCCGAACCAGTGCAGGTCGTCAATGAAATCTACCTTTCCGTCTTCAATCGCCCCGCGACGGAGGCGGAACGCGAACAGGGTGTAAAGTATCTCGCGACGAATGGAACCGCTGAGGGGGCTCAAGACCTGATGTGGGCGCTCATCAACAGCCCCGCGTTTCTGTTCAATCGATGA
- a CDS encoding tyrosine-type recombinase/integrase — protein sequence MARKKNAIPSYLLHQSSGQARVRVNGHDYLLGEYLSPESMVQYGALVARVNANLPPLSPLAKSTSEEDPGPSVAELIVAFKAHAAKHYTKNGVPTSEIDCYEACYRILRPLYGLTPIKDFGPLALKAVRTKMIEKKWARSNINVMVGRVRRMWKFAVENEMVSVDVLTRLQSVSPLLRGRDHGAPDRPKRHAVDQVHIEAVRQRVRPLVRDLIDLQLATGARSGELLALTPAMIDRTKETWTTVLDDHKCAHHGLRRMIPFGKKAREIISKYLSDDPDKPLFDIERTSYCRAVTRACTDAKIPRWSPHWLRHTYVTRARAELGVEAARAVAGHTTTDMTDVYSSQMDALAIKTAEALG from the coding sequence GTGGCTCGAAAAAAGAACGCAATCCCTTCATATCTGCTTCATCAGTCCAGCGGCCAAGCCAGAGTTCGTGTCAACGGCCACGACTACCTTTTGGGTGAATACCTGAGCCCTGAATCAATGGTCCAGTACGGTGCGTTGGTGGCTCGCGTCAACGCCAATCTCCCACCCTTGAGCCCCTTGGCAAAATCAACATCGGAAGAAGATCCCGGACCAAGCGTGGCAGAACTCATCGTGGCCTTTAAGGCACACGCCGCCAAGCACTACACGAAGAATGGAGTGCCAACGTCCGAGATTGATTGTTACGAGGCCTGCTACCGAATTCTTCGTCCGCTCTATGGACTGACTCCGATCAAAGACTTTGGGCCGCTCGCCCTAAAGGCGGTCAGAACCAAGATGATCGAAAAGAAATGGGCGCGCAGCAACATCAATGTCATGGTTGGACGCGTCCGCAGGATGTGGAAATTCGCAGTCGAGAATGAAATGGTGAGTGTTGATGTTCTCACTCGACTTCAGTCGGTCTCGCCACTGCTTCGGGGCCGTGATCATGGCGCGCCAGATCGACCGAAACGCCATGCCGTTGATCAGGTCCATATTGAAGCCGTTCGCCAGCGCGTCCGGCCGCTCGTCAGGGATTTGATTGACCTACAGTTGGCGACCGGTGCCCGATCCGGCGAATTGTTGGCGCTGACGCCCGCGATGATCGACCGAACGAAAGAAACGTGGACCACTGTTCTGGATGACCACAAATGTGCTCACCACGGGTTGCGACGAATGATCCCATTCGGCAAGAAGGCTCGCGAAATCATCTCAAAGTATCTGTCAGATGATCCAGACAAGCCCTTATTCGACATTGAACGGACTTCGTATTGCCGGGCCGTGACGCGGGCGTGTACCGATGCAAAGATCCCTCGCTGGTCACCTCATTGGCTTCGGCACACGTACGTCACGCGGGCGCGGGCGGAACTCGGCGTTGAAGCTGCTCGTGCTGTTGCAGGACACACGACGACTGACATGACAGACGTTTATTCGAGCCAGATGGACGCTCTGGCGATCAAGACGGCTGAAGCACTCGGTTAA
- a CDS encoding DUF1580 domain-containing protein produces the protein MIAIKPSNQPDVIDIEHETIIGLFEIPKHCPGPRKPSRATAFRWALDGLRIAGTDQRVKLPTLKLNGIRCTSVEALHRFLRMANGQAQPAGLTAQQRRKQAELANRLLESSGY, from the coding sequence ATGATCGCGATCAAACCAAGCAATCAGCCAGATGTGATCGACATCGAACACGAAACGATCATTGGCCTGTTCGAAATCCCGAAACATTGTCCTGGCCCGCGAAAGCCGTCACGCGCAACCGCGTTTCGATGGGCTCTTGACGGGCTGCGAATTGCCGGTACTGACCAGCGAGTCAAGCTGCCGACTCTCAAGCTGAATGGCATCCGCTGCACCAGCGTTGAAGCCCTCCATCGATTCTTGCGGATGGCCAATGGCCAGGCACAACCTGCGGGGCTGACAGCTCAGCAGCGTCGCAAGCAGGCGGAATTAGCTAACCGGCTCCTCGAATCATCCGGGTACTGA
- a CDS encoding ParB/RepB/Spo0J family partition protein, which translates to MATTAQTSRPEKKGADKRLKIVNVAIADIRPSPENDTLYRPVLASDPEINSLAQSIKAIGLREPLVLTLDGYILSGHRRFMASKIARLTEVPCRYENIRRIDEPDRFVVLLREFNRQRVKALDEQLRESVVDIDPEEARAELINYRREKSKVDHDQLLLGSYKRRKAISPAKTPMVEAIFRALEKLKGILPVSDRQIHYVLLNNPPLIHASKPESRYRNNIASYKSLVELLTRMRLNGLISFEAIADETRPVTIWNVSREPGAFIATEMNEFLKGYFRDLMQSQPNHVELLCEKNTVARIVTDVASEFCLPVTSARGFCSLPPRHAMAKRFRKSGKSKLVVLIVSDFDADGECIAESFGRSMRDDFEIGDIVPIKVALTHEQVLKYNLPQGLEAKSETARSRAFIEKFGANSWELEALPHETLQQIIRDTIANVIDMDLFEQERVAEDRDAARLKGIRDLMQKNFASFVMEVDAQ; encoded by the coding sequence ATGGCAACGACTGCCCAAACTTCGAGGCCCGAAAAAAAGGGTGCGGACAAGCGACTTAAGATTGTCAACGTCGCGATCGCAGATATCAGACCATCCCCAGAAAACGATACGTTGTACAGGCCTGTACTCGCATCCGATCCAGAGATCAATTCGTTGGCTCAGTCGATAAAAGCAATTGGGCTTCGTGAGCCATTGGTGCTGACCCTAGATGGATACATCCTGAGCGGTCACCGGCGATTCATGGCCAGTAAAATCGCTCGCCTGACTGAAGTGCCGTGTCGGTATGAGAACATTCGGCGGATTGATGAACCGGACAGGTTCGTCGTGCTCCTGAGGGAATTCAACAGGCAAAGAGTAAAAGCTCTTGATGAGCAACTTCGAGAGTCGGTTGTCGACATTGACCCCGAAGAGGCCCGGGCGGAATTGATCAACTACCGTCGGGAAAAATCAAAAGTCGATCATGACCAACTTTTGCTCGGATCGTACAAGCGGCGTAAGGCAATTTCACCGGCAAAGACGCCGATGGTGGAAGCGATCTTCCGCGCTTTGGAGAAGTTGAAAGGAATCTTGCCAGTTTCGGACAGGCAGATTCATTACGTACTGCTGAATAATCCGCCCTTAATTCACGCCAGCAAACCTGAGAGTCGGTATCGCAATAACATCGCGTCCTATAAGTCGTTGGTTGAACTGCTCACACGAATGCGCCTGAACGGCTTGATTTCGTTCGAGGCGATTGCTGATGAGACGCGCCCGGTAACGATCTGGAATGTATCTAGAGAGCCTGGGGCATTCATCGCGACTGAGATGAACGAATTTCTGAAGGGATACTTTAGGGATCTCATGCAGTCCCAGCCGAATCACGTCGAATTGCTGTGCGAGAAAAATACGGTCGCACGGATCGTCACTGATGTCGCAAGCGAATTCTGTCTGCCAGTGACAAGTGCCCGTGGATTTTGCAGTCTTCCGCCGCGCCATGCGATGGCTAAGCGATTTCGCAAATCTGGGAAGTCGAAACTGGTGGTACTGATCGTCAGCGATTTTGACGCGGACGGCGAATGCATCGCTGAATCCTTTGGTCGGTCGATGCGTGACGACTTTGAAATTGGCGATATCGTCCCAATTAAGGTTGCGCTGACGCACGAACAAGTGCTGAAATATAACCTGCCGCAAGGGTTAGAGGCTAAGTCAGAAACAGCACGTTCTCGGGCTTTCATCGAGAAATTTGGAGCGAATAGCTGGGAGCTCGAAGCACTGCCACACGAGACCCTGCAACAGATTATTCGCGACACCATCGCCAACGTCATCGACATGGACTTGTTTGAACAGGAACGAGTTGCTGAGGATCGAGATGCAGCACGTCTCAAGGGTATCCGAGATTTGATGCAGAAAAACTTCGCTTCGTTCGTCATGGAGGTGGACGCTCAATGA
- a CDS encoding helix-turn-helix domain-containing protein, protein MNGPTSTQLPDALLPALQQLIKAIQEHLPTNSQTHFAATKKTSTSAMLTTDEAAEVLVERWTSKSLLTTSQAAKVIGMKPGTLEQWRCRFRGLAGYPPFITVRKSVRYRYSDLMTWLESQ, encoded by the coding sequence ATGAATGGTCCGACGTCTACTCAACTGCCAGATGCTCTGCTCCCGGCCCTGCAACAACTAATCAAGGCAATTCAAGAGCATTTGCCGACTAACTCACAGACCCATTTCGCGGCGACTAAGAAAACGTCGACTTCGGCAATGTTGACGACCGACGAGGCAGCGGAGGTCCTCGTCGAACGCTGGACCTCCAAGTCGCTGCTCACGACTTCGCAGGCGGCCAAAGTGATTGGGATGAAGCCTGGTACGCTCGAACAGTGGCGATGCCGGTTTCGGGGGCTCGCTGGCTACCCTCCGTTCATAACGGTTCGCAAGAGCGTACGTTACCGATATTCAGACCTGATGACATGGCTGGAATCTCAATAG
- a CDS encoding recombinase family protein produces MIKAFSYLRVSGKGQVLGDGFPRQREAIDAYAKSSGIVVEEEFVDEGVSGTTELSDRDALARLLDRIESNGVRTVLVERSDRLARDLLVGEVILGQFRDLGVSVIEAASGNVLTADNADPTKVLIRQILGAVAEFDRRVTVAKLRAARLRKKARTGRCEGRRPYGVEAGEAEVVGKIKALRRKPTKGKRLSYDEIASQLNSEGIPTRNGGPWRASTIGQILGR; encoded by the coding sequence ATCATAAAAGCGTTTTCATATTTACGAGTTTCTGGCAAAGGGCAGGTGCTCGGCGACGGGTTTCCTCGCCAGCGAGAAGCCATCGACGCCTATGCGAAATCGTCAGGGATCGTCGTCGAAGAGGAGTTCGTTGACGAAGGCGTCAGCGGTACAACAGAACTCTCGGATCGCGATGCATTGGCTCGCCTGCTCGATCGAATCGAATCGAATGGAGTTCGCACAGTTCTCGTGGAACGGTCGGATAGGCTTGCTCGCGATCTTCTTGTCGGCGAAGTGATCTTGGGTCAGTTTCGCGATCTGGGTGTGAGTGTCATCGAAGCTGCGAGTGGGAACGTTCTCACTGCGGACAATGCTGATCCAACGAAAGTCCTGATTCGGCAAATCCTCGGCGCCGTGGCAGAGTTCGATAGACGAGTCACTGTCGCAAAGCTTCGGGCAGCTCGGTTGCGCAAGAAAGCGAGAACTGGCCGGTGCGAAGGACGACGGCCGTATGGAGTCGAAGCGGGCGAAGCTGAAGTCGTCGGGAAGATCAAAGCCCTGAGACGCAAACCCACGAAGGGCAAACGATTGTCATACGACGAGATCGCTTCGCAGTTGAATTCCGAAGGCATCCCAACTCGTAATGGTGGTCCCTGGCGGGCGTCGACGATTGGCCAGATTTTGGGCCGTTAA